GTTCATGAGCGAGGCCAGGCGCACGGCGGGGCGCATGTAGTCGGCGAACTGCAGGAACGTGCCGCCGAAGGCGCGCGTGCGGCCGTGCAGCACGATGCCGTTGACGATCGCGGCCATCGCGTGCTCGCGGATGCCGAAGTGCAGCACGCGGCCGTAGGGGTTGCCGCTCCACTCGTGCGTCGACCACTCCTCGGGGATGAACGACGCGGCGTCCTTGATGGTCGTGAGGTTGGACTCGGCCAGGTCGGCCGATCCGCCCCACAGCTCGGGCAGCTTCGCGGCGAGGGCGTTGATGACCAGGCCCGACGCCGCGCGGGTGGCGACGTCCTTGCCCGCCTCGAACGTGGGAAGGGCCTCGGCGAGGTCGGCGGGCAGCTCACCGGCCTGCAGCCGGTCCCACAGCGCCTTGCGCTCGGGGTTCGCGGCGGCCCAGGCGTCGAACTTCTCCTGCCAGGCGGCGTGCTCGGTCGCCGCGCGCTCGGCGAGCGCCCGCGTGTGGGCCAGGACATCGTCGGCCACGACGAAGTGCTGCTCGGGGTCGAAGCCGAGCACCTTCTTGGTGGCCGCCAGCTCGTCGGCGCCGAGCGCCGAGCCGTGGATCTTGCCGGTGTTCTGCTTGCCGGGGGCCGGCCAGCCGATGATCGTCTTCAGCACGATGAGCGAGGGCTTGCCGGTCTCGGCCTTCGCGGCCTCGATCGCCTCGTACAGCGCCGCGACGTCCTCGACGTACTCGCCGGTCTTCTTCCAGTCGACCGTCTGCACGTGCCAGCCCAGCGCCTCGTAGCGCGCCGCCACGTCCTCGGTGAAGGCGACGTTGGTGTCGTCCTCGATCGAGATCTGGTTGGCGTCGTAGAGCACGACGAGGTTGCCCAGCTTCTGGTGACCGGCGAGCGAGGAGGCCTCGTTCGTCACGCCCTCCTGCATGTCGCCGTCGGAGGCGATGACGTACACGTGGTGGTCGAACGGGCTCTCGCCGGCGGGCGCCTCGGGGTCGAACAGGCCGCGCTCGTAGCGGGCGGCGTAGGCGAAGCCGACCGAGGAGGCCAGGCCCTGGCCGAGCGGGCCGGTCGTGATCTCGACGCCGTCGGTGTGCCCGACCTCCGGGTGGCCCGGGGTCTTCGAGCCCCACGTGCGCAGCGCCTTGAGGTCATCGAGCTCGAGCCCGAAGCCGCCCAGGTACAGCTGCACGTACTGGGTGAGCGAGGAGTGGCCGGCCGAGAGGATGAACCGGTCGCGGCCCGGCCAGTGGGTGTCGGCGGGGTCGTGCCGCATCACGTGCTGGTACAGCAGATACGCCGCCGGCGCCAGGCTCATCGCGGTGCCGGGGTGGCCGTTGCCGACCTTCTCCACGGCATCCGCAGCGAGCACGCGTGCCGTGTCCACGGCCCGCCGGTCGATCTCTTCCCAACGCAGTTCCGACACCGGGCCGCCTTTCGATAGGGGGGTGGTGCGCCCGCGCCTGGTGGCGTCCGCGGCTCCGCACGGGGCGGGACTCGCGAGCGAGCGCTTGGGCGCGCGTTCTCGCCCCAGCATAGCGAGCGGCGAGGGCACGGGATCGGCCCCGGGTCGCCGCATTACCGGCGAGTACGCGGCCCGGGCGTGTCGCGCTCGTGTCGGGTCGCTCACGCCCGTCGCGCACCCGCGGTGAGGGCACCGCCGGGCGCGCTCATGGAGCAGGCTCACAGGAACCCGATGGCCTAGACTGAGGAGGTCTGTGCCGGTGAGATCTCGAGGGGGACGCGTGATGACGACGACCGTCTCGGCTCCGCGTACGGAACGGTCGATCGGCCGCAGGATCCGCGCCTATGTGGCGCTCACCAAGCCGCGCGTGCTCGAGCTCCTGCTCGTCTCCACCGTGCCGGTGATGTTCCTCGCCGCCGGCGGCGTGCCGGATCTCTGGCTCGTCTTCGCCACGGTGATCGGTGGATCGGCCAGCGCCGGATCGGCGGCGGCGTTCAACATGTACCTCGACCGCGACATCGACGCGCACATGCAGCGCACGAAGAACCGTCCGATCGTGACGGGCGAGGTCACCCCCCGCGCCGCCCTGATCTTCGCCTGGTCGCTCGCCATCGGCTCCACCGTCTGGTTCC
This genomic interval from Microbacterium sediminis contains the following:
- the tkt gene encoding transketolase, which encodes MSELRWEEIDRRAVDTARVLAADAVEKVGNGHPGTAMSLAPAAYLLYQHVMRHDPADTHWPGRDRFILSAGHSSLTQYVQLYLGGFGLELDDLKALRTWGSKTPGHPEVGHTDGVEITTGPLGQGLASSVGFAYAARYERGLFDPEAPAGESPFDHHVYVIASDGDMQEGVTNEASSLAGHQKLGNLVVLYDANQISIEDDTNVAFTEDVAARYEALGWHVQTVDWKKTGEYVEDVAALYEAIEAAKAETGKPSLIVLKTIIGWPAPGKQNTGKIHGSALGADELAATKKVLGFDPEQHFVVADDVLAHTRALAERAATEHAAWQEKFDAWAAANPERKALWDRLQAGELPADLAEALPTFEAGKDVATRAASGLVINALAAKLPELWGGSADLAESNLTTIKDAASFIPEEWSTHEWSGNPYGRVLHFGIREHAMAAIVNGIVLHGRTRAFGGTFLQFADYMRPAVRLASLMNIPSIYVWTHDSVALGEDGPTHQPIEHLAALRAIPNLAVVRPADANETAYAWLEILKRRGGPAGIALTRQGVPTFDRTQFASAELVGKGAYVLADSEGEPDVILIATGSEVQLAVAAREQLAAEGVQARVVSAPCLEWFAEQDEAYRESVLPSSIKARVSVEAGIALTWRGIVGDTGRSVSIEHYGASADYKTLFEKFGITAEAVVAAARETLQENAS